The following nucleotide sequence is from Synechococcus sp. CBW1004.
CCAGAAGGGGAGTCAGGGCCACGAAGGTCCTGAGGGCCACCGAAGGGGAGGAGGGTGCTGCCATCAGAACCACTCGGCGACGGCCTGGCTGGCCGGATTGCTGTTGTCCTCGGGTGTGGTGCGGCGGAACTCGAGGGTGATGTTGCGTCGCTGCTCGCCATCGGCGGCGATGGCCTCGATGGGATAGAGCTGCTGTCCGTCGCGGAAGGGGACCTGGATGCGGAAGGTGCCGTCGGGTGAGAGGGGGACGTCCTCGCCGCCGATGGTGAGGCGTGCGGCGGGATCGGTGGCGCCGTAGACGATGAGCTCGGCGTCGGCGACGAGCCAGAAGGAGCGCTGGCGGGGCGGGAGGCCTGCGCCGGACTCGCTGCGACCGGAGGCCCAGACGCCTGCGGCGGAGGCGGAGAAGCCCTCACCGGAGAGGGAGGAGTCGTGTTCGGCGAATTCATGGAAGGCCTCGGAGCCGCGTCCGAGGCGTCGCCAGCCTGTGGTGGCGGATTGATAGAGGCGCTCGTGGAGGCCGGTGTCTGCGGCGGCGGGAGTCAGGGGAGCGGGAGCAGGGGCGTTGCCGGGATCGAGGGAGAAGGGGACGAACTGATCGAGGATCTGCTCGGAGGGATGGAGAGCGGGGACGCGGGCGACGGAAGAGAAGGCGAGGGAGATCCAGCCGCCGGCGGCACCCTTGCGGTAGCCGAGCTCGACGCGGTAGTCGCGATCGGAGAGTGGAACGGGGAGATACCACTCGCAGGCGTGGGCATCGACGACCACTTCCTGAAGGGTGTGGGGGTGGGCGGAGCCGGGAGCGAGGCCTGTGACGTCGGCGACGCGGAGACAGAGCTGAGAGGCACCGGCGGCGAGGGCCTGGTCGCGGTCAGCGTCGGCGATGTCCCAGAAGACGTAGGCCCACTGGGGATCGCGTGGGAGGAAGACGACGCGGGTCTCGGCGTCGGAGCGCTGAACGGGGGCGGCCATCGGGGGCTCGTCGCGCATCAGGCTTTCGATCGGCAGATCGCTGTCTTCCTGGCGGGCACTGATCGCCTCGAGCAGTTCTTCCTTGGTCTTGCGGCTGTACAGCGTGACGCCGAGTTCGCTCGCGATCTGGCGCAGTTGACGCAGGGTCTGCGTAGCCAAGGACGAAAGCGGCGACTGGCCCACAGTGAAGATTTCGTTTGGGATCAGTCTGGCTGAGTTTGCCCAGGGTCGCTGTGCTGGGTCGGGAGGTCGTCAGGGACCACTGACCGCGCTGATCCCACGCAAAAGGGTGCCCGTCCAGCGGACGGACACCCCCGGTCGGTGTGTGTTGCCTGCCCCTGAGGTCGCCTCAGCGGCTGATGCTGCGGTAGGGGACCTTGGAGAGGTAGTCCATGCCGGTGTTGCCTTGGGCACTGCCGACGCCACGCAGGGCGGGCAGGGTGCGAACCCAGGGGAGGTAGTCCTCGGGGAAGCCACCGCGACGTTGCTGGGCACGCTGCGGGAAGGCCTTGGCAGTACCGGTGTAGACGATCTGCGGGAAGCCGAAGATGCCCCGGTAGTACTCGTCGTAGCGGGGGGAGGTGAGGTTGAAGGGAGTTTCGCCGACCTCGCGGGAGCCGACCACACGATTGCGGTGGTACGGGACGGTGTCGTAGCCGAAGGCGTCGAGATACTCCTGGGAGTCAAGGATGTCGTCGACCATGCCGCGGACGCCGCGGGTCATCAGCACGGCGGACCAGGCGATCTCCTCGGACTTGCCGTGGGTGGGACGACCCAGAAGCTTCTCCACGAGGTGGCGGGCCACCTTGTAGTTGTTGTTGAGGTTGTAGAAGCTGCGGGTGAAGGTGTCCGACAGGCAGAGCGAGCGGATGAAGTCACGCACGGTGATCTGACCGTCGCGCAGCTGGCTCTCCAGGGTGCGGTCGCGGTCGACCTTGAAGGCGTGGAAGAAGATCTGGCGGTAGGCGCTCTCAATCACGAAGTTCTGATCTTCGCGATCCATGGCCTTGTCCATGGACGCGGCGCGGGGATCCTCGTCGGAGCCCACCCGGAGGGCATCGACCCGGGAGTTCTGGGAGGTGGGGGCGTACTTGAGGAGGGGAAGAGCCACGCGGGGTCCGGTCATCCGTCGGACGAGATCGTAGAAGTGCGCTCGCGGTGGGGTCTCCGGGCTCGCGTCAGGACTCACAGTCCGTAACGTTGGCCACCGTCGCGCCCGGGGCCGGCGCTCACCAGCCCAGGGCTGTCAGGGGTGCGTCCTTGCCGGTGGTCGTCACCGCGGCGCCGGGCTCGCCGGCCTCCATGGCGGTGATGCGGGTCTCGACGCAGAAGGAGGCGGTGTTGGAGAGTCCCTGCACGGTGCTGGTCCGCAGGCGCACGTCGGGCCCGGCGAAGCTGAAGCGCTCCAGGGACTGCATCGTCTCGTATTCGGTGGTCAGCAGCAGCCCGTCGCGCTCGTCCATGGCGAAGCGGCCGGCCACAGGCGCCGTCTCGGCGTAGCCGCGGTCGCGCAGCAGCAGGCCGGCGCGGCCGCGGTCGTCCAGGGGGATCAGCCCGAAGACGCTCTCGCCTTCATGGGCCTCGCCGGCCTTGTCCCAGGCCATCGAGCCGCTCCAGGTGACGCGGCAGCCGCCCACGAGGGCGCCTGGGTCCTGGCCATGCAGCGTGGCGATCGCCTGCAGCCGCGGGTCGTCCGGCTTCAGCTCCACCACCTCGATCCAGGAGCCGCCCGCTTCGGCGCGGCGGTGCAGCAGATGATGGCTGCTGCGCTGGGAGCGCCAGCGGCCGCAGCTGAGGCGGAAGAAGTGGAGGGCGTCGGGGATGGATCCGCTCACGGGAAGCCTCGGGGCACGGCTCGATGTTCAGCATGATCGCAATGCGGCAGACCGGAGTGGGGCTGGCCCTCGCTGCCGGCTCGCCCGGCCGGATGCGGAGCGATCCCCCTCGGATGGCGGCCGCTGTGCCTCGAAGAGGGCTGAGGCCCGGTTCAGGCTCGGTTCCGCGGGTGGCCGTGGTGCGTCATGGATGGGGGCCGCCGGCGAGGCGGCAATCGGCCTGTCGGCGGGCCCAGCGCTCCAGGTCGTCGAGCTCCAGATCCAGAGCCATGCGCGATGGGCCGGCGATCGCCCGCAGCTGATCGGCGACATGCAGCATCTGGGCGCTGAAGGCCTCGGCGAAGGGCTGATCTCCTGCGGTGGCGTCCTGCTCGAGCACCCACCTGCGGATGGCCTCGCTGCTGGGAGGGTTTCCCTGACGGCGGCCGGCGATCTGCTGCAGGGTGCGCAGGCCGTGGGCCAGCAGCCGCAGGTGGTGGCGTTCCAGCGCGGGCAGCAGAGTGGCCTCGAGGCCGGCGAGTTCGTCGGGCGTGAGCATCCGCTCAGGCGCTGACGTGGCCCGGGGAGAGGCGGAAGCCGCAGAAATGGTCGTCCTCCAGCCGCCAGTGCACCCGCTCCACCTGGCAGTCGGGGAAGGTGTGGCGGATCAGCTGGAGCTCCTGGTCGCAGACCATCGGGAACTCCTCGGCGATGCGCATCACCGAACAGTGGAATTCGCTGAGAATCCAGCCCCCCTGGTGGGGTGCGGCGCTGCTCGGCAGCTCGGCATCGGCCCGCAGTTCTGCCACGTATCCCTCCTGACGTCGGAGTTCGACAAGCCGCTCGAGGCGTTCGTGCAGGGTGCCCTCCCCGATCCGCTGGCGATAGAGCGTCGCCTTGGAACGGGCCTGATCATTCAGGAGGGCTCGCAGTGTCTCGGGGGGAAGGCTGCTGGAGATCGACTGCAGCAATCCAAGGGCGAAATGCTCACTACCGTCGGGGAAGCGTTCATGCCCCTGGGCGGTGAGGTGCCAGCGGTTGCTGGGGCGGCCGGGGCCGTCGTGGGAGGAGCAGGCTTCCACGAGCCCGTCCTCTTCGAGACTGCGTAGGTGACGTCGCATCACCTGCACCGAGACGCCCAGGCGATGGGCCAGGTCGGCGGCGGTGGCTTCACCTTCGCGCAGGAGAAGAGTGAGGGCTGCCTCGCGGGTGGTTGCCTGGCTCGTTGTTCCGCCTGAGCCGGAAGGTTGCGGAGTGGGAGTGTCGTTCCCGGCGGGGACTGCCGCCACCATGCCGGGCGCCGGGACGGTGGCGGATTCGATTCCAGTGGGCGGCGGGACGCTCATGGCGGGGGCGGAACGCCTTCACCATGCCACGCGTTCATGGCAACTGGCGTGGATGGTCCTGTCGATGTGCGAGGCCGGCGACGGGGCTGAGGCTCCGGTCGCCCGGCGCGCCCAGGACGTGACGGTGGGCACAATGACCAGCTGCACCCGCGCATCGCTTCAGTGCCCTATGGTCTGACTAACGAAACCCTGGCGTTTCGTAAATGGTCACCCGCAGGTTCCGCTGACGCGATCCCGCCTGCCGCTGCCCCCTGACCCCGTCCCCATGTCCGACGCCGCCACTGGCTCCAGTGTCAACGCCTCCAGCGCCGCGCCTGCTCCTCAGGCGTCCGACAGCCTGGAGGTGATCCGCAAGTTCGCCGAGACCTACGCCCAGCGCACGGGCACCTATTTCTGCAGTGACCCCGGCGTCACCGCCGTGGTGCTTGAGGGTCTCGCGCGCCACAAGGATGAGCTGGGCGGCGCTCTCTGCCCCTGCCGGCACTACGAGGACAAGGAGGCTGAGGTGGCCCAGGCCTTCTGGAACTGCCCTTGTGTGCCGATGCGGGAGCGCAAGGAGTGCCACTGCATGCTCTTCCTGACGGAGGACAACCCCTTCCGTGGCGAGAAGCAGACCATCTCGATCGAAGAAATCCAGTCCCACGTTGCCGGCTGAAGCCGTTGCCCCGATGAGTTCTCCCGCAGCCAGCGTCGGCGATCTGGTCAGCCAGCCGTACAAGTACGGGTTTGTCACCGACATCGAAACCGAGAAGATCGCCAAGGGTCTCAGCGAGGATGTCGTCCGGCTGATCTCCAGCAAGAAGCAGGAGCCTGCCTTCCTGCTGGACTTCCGACTGCGCGCCTACCGCCAGTGGCTGCAGATGCAGGAGCCTGACTGGGCGGCGCTGGGCTATCCGGCGATCGATTACCAGGAGATCATTTATTACGCCGCCCCCAAGCAACAGGCCAAGAAGGCCAGTCTCGATGAGGTGGACCCCAAGCTGCTGGAGACCTTCGACAAGCTCGGGATTCCGCTGAGCGAGCAGAAGCGTCTCTCCAATGTGGCCGTCGATGCGGTGTTCGACAGCGTTTCGATTGCCACCACCTACAAGGAGAAGCTGGCTGAGCATGGCGTTGTCTTCTGCTCGATCAGCGAGGCGGTGAAAGAGCATCCCGAGCTGATCGAGAAATATCTGGGCACCGTCGTTCCCAGCAATGATAACTATTTTGCTGCCCTCAACTCAGCGGTGTTCAGCGATGGCTCCTTCGTCTTCATACCCAAAGGGGTGGAGTGCCCGATGGAGCTGTCCACCTACTTCCGCATCAATTCAGGCGACACCGGTCAGTTCGAGCGCACGCTGATCGTCGCTGAGGAAGGCGCGTCGGTCAGTTATCTCGAGGGCTGCACGGCGCCGATGTTCGACACCAACCAGCTGCACGCGGCGGTGGTGGAACTGGTGGCGCTCGACGACGCCTCGATCAAGTATTCCACCGTGCAGAACTGGTACGCCGGTGATGAGAATGGTGTCGGTGGCATCTACAACTTCGTCACCAAGCGTGGTCAATGTCGTGGTGCCCGTAGCCGGATCAGCTGGACCCAGGTGGAAACCGGCTCGGCGATCACCTGGAAATATCCCAGTTGTGTGCTCCAGGGCGAGGACTCCGTGGGAGAGTTCTATTCGGTGGCGCTCACCAACAACCGCCAGCAGGCCGACACCGGCACCAAGATGATTCATGTCGGCCCGCGCAGCCGCTCGACGATCGTCAGCAAGGGCATCAGCGCCGGTCAATCGAGCAACAGCTATCGCGGTCTGGTGCAGATCGGCCCCAAGGCTGTGGGGGCCCGCAACTACAGCCAGTGCGATTCGATGCTGATCGGTGATCGCGCCGCCGCCAACACCTACCCCTACATCCGCTCGCAGCAGCCCAGCGCGAACGTTGAGCACGAGGCCAGCACCTGCCGCATCTCCGCCGATCAGCTGTTCTATCTGCAGAGCCGCGGCATCGGCTTCGAAGAGGCGGTGTCGATGATGGTGAGCGGCTTCTGCCGCGATGTGTTCAACCAGCTGCCGATGGAATTCGCCGCAGAGGCCGACAAGCTGCTGGCCCTCAAGCTGGAAGGGTCGGTGGGCTGATCACCAGCCCATTCGTCATCTCTCCTCTCGCCCTGACTGCCACCCCGGCGTCCTTCCTTTCTCTCCTCTTCGCCTTCCCCGCCGCCGTGATTCGCCCCGACGCTCCGGTCCTGCTCGAGATCCGTGATCTGCACGCCCGCGTGGAGGATCAGCCGATCCTCCATGGCGTCAATCTGACCCTTCGTGCCGGGGAGATTCATGCCGTGATGGGCCGCAACGGCAGCGGCAAGAGCACCCTCTCCAAGGTGCTGGCCGGCCACCCCGCCTACAGCGTCACCTCCGGTTCGGTGCTGTTCCAGGGAGAGAATCTGCTGGAGCTCGATCCCGAGCAGCGGGCACGCATCGGCCTGTTCCTGGGCTTCCAGTACCCGATCGAGATTCCCGGCGTCAGCAACCTCGAGTTCCTGCGGGTGGCCACCAACGCCCGCCGCGCCCAGAAGGGTGACGACGAGCTCGATACCTTCGCCTTCGAGGATCTGGTGCGCGAACGGCTGGCGGTGGTGCAGATGGATCCTGCCTTCCTGGAGCGCTCCGTGAATGAAGGCTTCTCCGGCGGCGAGAAGAAGCGCAACGAGATCCTGCAGATGGCCCTGCTGGAGCCGCTGGTAGCGATCCTCGATGAAACCGATTCCGGCCTCGACATCGATGCCCTGCGCATCGTCGCCGGTGGCGTCAACCACCTCGCCAGCCCCGACAACGCCACGTTGCTGATCACCCATTACCAGCGACTGCTGGATGTGATCACGCCCGATTACGTGCATGTGATGGCCAAGGGCCGCATCCTGCGCACCGGTGGCAAGGAGCTGGCTCTGGAGCTCGAAGAGCGCGGCTACGACTGGGTGGATCAGGAGCTCGCCGCCCTGGAGGTGGCCTGATGGTGGCCGCATCCCTCTCCCGACCCGCCGCGGCGCCGGCCTGGAGCCAGGCTCTGCTGCAGGCCCTGCCTGCTCCTGCCGGTGTTCTGGCCCCGGTGCAGCAGCGTGGCCGTGATGCCCTGGCGGCCCTGCCCCTGCCCTCCAGGCGCGATGAGGCCTGGCGGTTCACGCCGCTGGAGGTGCTCACGGCCCTGGATCCATCCCTGCTCACCCTCGGCGCCGAGCCTCCGGTCTCGCTGCCGGCGGCGGCCAGTGGCACGGTTCGACTCGTGCTGGACGGCCGCGGCGATCCGCTCGCCGGCGTGACCCTGCCCGAGGGCCTCTCCCCGCTGAGTGAGGCGGAGCTGCAGCAGCGGCTCGGCCAGACCCTCGAGGCCAACGGCTGCCGTGAGGCCTGGCCGGTGCTGCTCAACAAGGCCGCCGCCGGTCAGCTGCTCGCCCTGCGGGTGCAGGGACCGGTGCAACCGGTTCTCGAACTCGTGTGTGACGCAGGCGGTGAAGCCTGCCTTCTCCCCGTGCGCATCCTGCTGGTGCTGGAGGCGGGTGCCAGCCTTGCGGTGTTGCAGGTGCACCGCAGCCGGGGGGCCAACCTCAGCAGCGTTGTTGTTGAAGCCCAGCTTGGCGAGGGCGCCAGGCTGCAGCACGGCCTGCTCGCCCACGGCCACAGCGAAGCTGCGCTGCTGGCGCACCTGGCCGTATGCCAGGAGCCTGGCAGTGAGCTCAGTCTCAGCTCGGCGACGGCCGGCTGGGGCCTGCTGCGTTTCGAGCCGCGGGTGCAGCAGGCCGGCGGCCAGGCCCAGACCACCCTGCGCGCCCTGCAGCTGGTGAGCGGCCATCAGCTGGCCGACACCCACAGCCAGGTGGCGTTTGAGGGACCCGAGGGGCGTCTCGATCAGCTGCACAAGGTGGTGGCCGGCGATGCCGGTCGCAGCGTGTTCAACGGCGCGGTGCGGGTTCCCCGGGCCGCCCAGCGCACCGATGCCTCCCAGCTGAGCCGCAGCCTGCTGCTCAGCGAGCGCGCCCGGGTCGATACCAAACCCGAGCTGGAGATCGTGGCCGACGACGTGCGTTGTGCCCACGGCGCCACCGTCAGCCAGCTGCAGCAGGATGAGCTCTTCTACCTGCAGAGCCGCGGTATCGGCGCCGATCGGGCCGCTGCCCTGCTCCTGCGCGGCTATTGCGAGGAGATCCTGCGCAGCCTGCCTTCCGCTGCTGCCGCCTGGCAGCCCCTGCCCACCCTGCTGGGGGAGACCACCGACTGATGACGCTCACCCCCACCGCCCGTTCTGAGGAGGCCTCCGGCCCCGTGTGCAGGGACACCGAGACCCTGGCTGAGTCCGCAGCGGCCCAGGCTGCTGGGATTGCAACCGGATCCCCGGCAGATGCCGCCGGCTCCGGAGTGGCTGGGGTCCCGCTGGCCCCCCAGGAGGATCTGGCGGCCCTGACCCGGCCTGATTTCCCGCTCCTGGCCCAGACCGCCTGCCTTGGCCAGCCGCTCATCTATCTCGACTACGCCGCCACCAGCCAGAAGCCCGCCCAGGTGCTGGAGGCCCTGCAGCATTACTACGGACACGACAACGCCAATGTGCACCGCGGTGCTCACCAGCTGAGTGCCCGTGCCACCGAGCAGTTCGAGGCGGCCCGCGACAGCGTCGCCCGCTTCATCGGTGCCGCCAGTGCCCGGGAGATCGTCTACACCCGCAACGCCAGCGAGGCGATCAACCTGGTGGCGCGCACCTGGGGTGAGGCCAGTCTGCGCCCCGGTGATGAGGTGTTGCTGACGGTGATGGAGCACCACAGCAACCTGGTGCCCTGGCAGCTGCTGTCGGCTCGCACCGGCTGCGTGCTGCGCCATGTGGGCCTGACCGAGAGCGGTGAGCTGGATCTCGACGATCTGCGATCCAAGCTCAATGAGCGCACCCGCCTGGTGAGCCTGGTGCAGGTGAGCAACACCCTCGGCTGCCTCAACCCGATCGCCGAGATCGCCGCCCTCGCCCACGACGCCGGCGCCCTGCTGCTGGTGGATGCCTGTCAGAGCCTGCCGCACCTTGCGGTGGACGTGAAACAGCTCGGCTGCGATTTCCTGGTGGGCTCCTCCCACAAGTTCTGCGGACCCACCGGCATGGGCTTTCTGTGGGGCCGCGAGGCGCTGCTGGAGGCGATGCCGCCGTTCCTTGGTGGTGGCGAGATGATCCAGGATGTGTATCTGGAACACAGCAGCTGGGCGGATCTGCCCCACAAGTTCGAGGCGGGCACGCCGGCGATCGGTGAGGCGATCGGCATGGGTGCCGCCATCTCCTACCTCGAGGCGATCGGCATGGAGCGCATTCATGCCTACGAGCAGCGGCTGACCCGGCACCTGTTCACGCGGCTCCAGGCGATCGACGGGCTGCGGATTCTGGGGCCCACGCCCGAGCAGCAGCCGCACCGGGCCGCCCTGGCGGCCTTCCATGTCGACGGCCTGCATGCCAATGACATCGCCGCCCTGCTCGATTCGGCCGGCATCTGCATCCGCAGTGGCCACCACTGCACCCAGCCGCTGCATCGCCACTACGGCCTGAGCGCCACGGCTCGAGCCAGCCTGGCCTTCACCAGCACCTTTGAGGAGATCGATCGCTTCGCCGAGGAGCTGCAGAGCACGATCGGCTTTCTGCGCGAGCACAGCTGAGCCGCGGCGATGCCGATCACCTCTCTGCTGGCCACCAGCCCGTTCGCCGGGGGTCTGCTGCTCGCGGCTCTCGAGATGGTGGCCAGCCTGGTGGTCGATCTGTCGCAGCAGCAGCTGCGCGCCTATGACGCCGCCGGTCGGCTGATCTACCGGGCACCCGTCTCCACTGGACTTCCCGCCACCCCCACCCCGATCGGACAGTTCCAGGTGGTCGGTCGTTATGCCGAAACGACCCTCACCGGCGCCGATTACCGGGTGCCGGGCGTGCGCGATGTGCTCTGCCTGGGCGGCGGCGGCCTCAGGCGGGATGCCATCTGCCTGCATCCGGCCCCCTGGCAGGAAGAGGCCCGCCAGTGTTTCGGGGTACGGCGCAGCCACGGTTGCGTGCGGCTGAGCAGCGCCACGGCCCGCTGGCTGTTCGAGCGCACCACCGTCGGCACGCCGGTGACGATTCAGGAGTGATTCCGCTTCAACGCTGATTCGGCGGGGACATCGCGATGGCGTTGCATGGGGTCAGTGGCCAGGGGCGCGGGGGCAGCCCATTCCGTTGCGGTCTCAAAGCGTTGTCCCGACCCAGGTGGGGCCGATGGCCGGCAGCATGGCCTGGCGGAGCCCCGAACGGATGCAGGACAGCAGTGCGAGCAGCCTCCCCGTCGTCGTGAGTTCCGGCATGGGGGGCCTGGCCTCGATGGGCGCCACCGGGAGGGGAGTCAGAACGATCGTGAGGCGCAATCGGCGCTTGCCCCTCGTCCTGGCGCCGTTGCTGCTGCTCAGCGCATGCGGGCCCAGGCCGCCGCAGGCGCCCTTCCCGGTTCAGACCCTCGCCGATGCCGGACTCAGGCCCCTGAGCGCCGAGGCCCTGCAGGCCTGTGCCACACGACTGGGACTGCCGGCGGAGCTGCCCCGCCCGGCCGACCGCACCAACTACGGCGAACGGCAGCGCCTCGATGCCTTCGGCAGGGAGGTGCCGCATACGCCCCAGCTGATCGTGCTGCATGAAACCGTGATCTCAGCGCCGGACACCGTCAGGCTGTTCGCCACACCCCACCCCAGGGATGACGATCAGGCCAGCTATCACCTGTTGGTCGATCGCCTTGGGAACCGGCTGCGGATCGTGCCCGATGCCGGCCGGGCGTTCGGGGCGGGCATGGCGGCGTTCGGCGATTTCACGGTGCGCATCCGGCCGCAATCGGTGGGTTCGCTGAACAATGTGGCCCTGCATCTCAGCCTGGAGACGCCGCCCGATGGCCGCGGCGACGACGATGCCCATTCGGGCTACACCGAAGCCCAGTACAAGGCGGCTGCGGCGCAGGTGCTGCTCTGGCAGGCGGCCCACGGCATCCCGATGACCCGTGTGACCACCCACCAGGCAGTGGACCGCAGCCGCTCGCGCCGCGATCCGCGCAGCTTCCGCTGGGACCGCTTCGAGGCGGCCTGGCGTCAGGCGGTGCAGGCCTGCGGGCTGCCTGCGCAGGCTTACGATCGCGGCCGGGCGACGATCTGAGGGGCTGGAGCCGAGATGGAGTTCACCAGCCCTGGATCTGACCGCGTGGGCGAGCTGACAGAGCTCTTCCGTACCAGCTTTGCCGCCTCCGAAGGTGAGGCTGAGGGTGAGGCGATCGCCAGGCTTGTCTCCAGGTTGTCCAGGGCGATCGATGCGGAGCGTCTGTTCTGCTTCGGTGCTGAGGAGGATGATGCCCTTGTGGCCGCGATCTTCTTTTCCGAACTTGTCTTCGCCGCCGATGTGCGCGTGTTCATGCTCGCTCCCGTCGCGGTGCTGCGGCCCTTCCAGCGGCGTGGAATCGGGAAGGATCTGATCCGTTTCGGCCTGGGTGTCATGCAGCAGCGCGGTGTGGAGATTGCGGTCACCTATGGAGATCCGGCCTTCTATGGCAAGGTCGGCTTTCTGCCGCTGGCGGAGTCCAGCCTGAGGGCGCCGATGCCGCTCTCCATGCCCCAGGGCTGGCTCGGACAGTCGCTCACAGGCGAGGCGATCCCCACCCTGATCGACCGTCCATCCTGTGTTGCTGCGTTCGAAGACCCCCACTTTTGGTGAGATCGCGCTCGCTTGATGCTGGCGCCGCAGCTGCAGCGTTACTGTTGCGCCACCTCAGCTCAAGTCATGTCCGTTCTCGGCCGCGCGGCCATTCTTCAGGCGATCGAGCAGGGTGACATTCAGATCACGCCCTTTGCAGCGGAACGGGTGGGGCCCGCCTCGGTGGATCTCACGCTCGCCAATTCCTTCCGGGTGTTCCGCAAGGTGCATCAGGTGATCGAGGTGCGCGAACACACCGACTATCGCGAGCTCACCGAGAAGATCACCGTTGCCGATGGCCGTCACATCCTGATCATGCCGGGAGAAACGATCCTCGGCATCACGCAGGAGCGTCTGCGGCTGGGGCCCGGTCTGTGCGGCTGGCTGGAGGGGCGCAGCCGTTTCGCCCGTCTGGGCCTGATGGTGCATATCAGCGCCCCCTTCATGGGTCCCGGCATCGACAGTCAGCAGGTGCT
It contains:
- a CDS encoding peptidoglycan recognition family protein — translated: MPLVLAPLLLLSACGPRPPQAPFPVQTLADAGLRPLSAEALQACATRLGLPAELPRPADRTNYGERQRLDAFGREVPHTPQLIVLHETVISAPDTVRLFATPHPRDDDQASYHLLVDRLGNRLRIVPDAGRAFGAGMAAFGDFTVRIRPQSVGSLNNVALHLSLETPPDGRGDDDAHSGYTEAQYKAAAAQVLLWQAAHGIPMTRVTTHQAVDRSRSRRDPRSFRWDRFEAAWRQAVQACGLPAQAYDRGRATI
- a CDS encoding GNAT family N-acetyltransferase, with the translated sequence MGELTELFRTSFAASEGEAEGEAIARLVSRLSRAIDAERLFCFGAEEDDALVAAIFFSELVFAADVRVFMLAPVAVLRPFQRRGIGKDLIRFGLGVMQQRGVEIAVTYGDPAFYGKVGFLPLAESSLRAPMPLSMPQGWLGQSLTGEAIPTLIDRPSCVAAFEDPHFW
- the dcd gene encoding dCTP deaminase; amino-acid sequence: MSVLGRAAILQAIEQGDIQITPFAAERVGPASVDLTLANSFRVFRKVHQVIEVREHTDYRELTEKITVADGRHILIMPGETILGITQERLRLGPGLCGWLEGRSRFARLGLMVHISAPFMGPGIDSQQVLEMSNFGPAPLAVVPGIAICQFVFQKLEGSEQYQGRFAGQTQESF